Proteins found in one Miscanthus floridulus cultivar M001 chromosome 4, ASM1932011v1, whole genome shotgun sequence genomic segment:
- the LOC136552689 gene encoding uncharacterized protein — translation MSKPADQQPSDMQVDSSAAVEEKPAIRFSINVLELMREAQMQHGLRQSDYTRYRRYCSARLRRLYKSLKFLHGRGKYTRRNITESTVTDVRFLHVVFYMAERAWSHAMEKKTAGTNAQQRIYMLGRFRKAVKWASLFSQLCSVKGDSRTSLEAEAYASYMKGALFFEQDKNIDAAMINFKNTRAIYEELGKYGSIENQLLCRQRIDEVEPMIDFCSHKLGGSYLQAHELLDTANDLLKAKMEAVLSETRSQQAASMTEFNWLGRTFPITNAKTRVSILKAQQLERDLSGAATESVAADKKLAIFDKIFSAYHDARSCIRNDLASAGNAEDIRDELNGLDKAVSAVLGLRTIERNQLLVSIAKSKFTKHRDEKNERITKPEELVRLYDLLIQNATDLTDLVSSGRNKNEEENSFIHEYELKGLAFRAERCFFLAKSYSSASKRAEAYALFCHARTLTDSALQQLANSPDKALIQDLKSLSDNCRSNSCIEHATGIMEEEIVPLKLSKGVSTMSLADDKTKENKYLLDMLESYESAIGEPNTKAPCRIAQFPPPFQAVPCNPIVLDMAYNAVEFPSLENRMKKEKKGLLSRFWG, via the exons ATGTCGAAGCCCGCGGACCAGCAGCCATCGGACATGCAGGTCGACTCCTCCGCCGCCGTCGAGGAGAAGCCGGCCATCAGATTCTCCATCAACG TGCTTGAGCTCATGAGGGAGGCGCAGATGCAGCATGGTCTCCGCCAGAGCGACTATACGCGGTACCG GAGATACTGTTCTGCACGACTCAGAAGGCTGTACAAGTCTCTCAAGTTTTTGCATGGCCGAGGTAAATACACCAGAAGGAATATAACCGAGTCAACAGTCACTGATGTCAG GTTTCTGCATGTAGTATTTTACATGGCTGAGCGAGCATGGAGTCATGCCATGGAGAAGAAAACTGCTGGTACAAACGCACAACAGCGTATCTACATGTTGGGTCGATTTAGGAAAGCAGTTAAATGGGCATCACTTTTTTCGCAATTATGTTCTGTAAAAGGAGATTCCAGGACATCTCTAGAAGCTGAG GCATATGCTTCATATATGAAAGGTGCTTTGTTTTTTGAGCAAGACAAGAATATAGACGCCGCAATGATAAATTTCAAGAATACGAG GGCTATATATGAGGAGCTTGGGAAGTATGGCAGTATAGAAAATCAACTATTATGCCGTCAGCGCATCGATGAagtggagcctatgattgatTTCTGTTCACACAAACTAGGTGGATCATACTTACAAGCACATGAACTCCTGGATACtgctaatgatcttctcaaggcgAAGATGGAG GCTGTATTATCTGAGACAAGATCACAGCAGGCAGCTTCCATGACCGAGTTTAACTGGCTTGGCCGCACATTTCCTATTACAAATGCAAAGACCCGTGTCTCCATTTTGAAAG CTCAGCAGCTTGAGAGAGACTTGAGTGGTGCAGCTACAGAATCAGTTGCTGCTGACAAAAAGCTTGCCATATTTGATAAAATATTTTCTGCATACCATGATGCTCGGAGCTGCATCCGCAATGACCTG GCTTCTGCTGGCAATGCTGAGGATATAAGAGATGAACTGAATGGTCTTGACAAGGCTGTTAGTGCTGTTCTAGGATTGAGGACTATAGAGCGTAACCAGTTACTTGTTAGCATTGCTAAAAGTAAATTCACAAAGCATCGAGATGAGAAAAATGAGCGAATCACAAAGCCAGAAGAACTTGTTCGGCTATATGATCTGCTTATTCAG AATGCAACGGACTTGACAGATTTAGTTAGCTCTGGAAGAAACAAAAATGAAGAAGAGAACTCTTTTATTCATGAGTATGAGCTGAAAGGCTTGGCTTTCCGAGCTGAGAG ATGTTTCTTTTTGGCAAAGTCATATAGTTCAGCAAGCAAAAGAGCTGAAGCATATGCATTATTCTGCCATGCCCGTACTCTCACTGATTCTGCACTGCAACAGCTTGCAAACAGTCCTGACAAG GCTTTAATACAAGATCTGAAGTCGCTGTCTGACAATTGTAGATCAAATAGCTGCATAGAACATGCAACAGGCATTATGGAGGAGGAGATTGTTCCCTTAAAACTCTCTAAAGGAGTCTCAACTATGTCACTTGCTGATGATAAAACAAAG GAGAACAAGTATCTTCTAGATATGCTAGAGAGCTATGAGTCAGCGATTGGTGAGCCAAACACCAAAGCTCCATGTCGCATTGCTCAATTCCCACCTCCCTTCCAAGCAGTTCCATGCAATCCTATTGTGCTTGATATGGCTTACAATGCAGTTGAGTTCCCAAGCCTTGAGAACCGtatgaaaaaagagaagaagggtCTTCTGAGCAGGTTCTGGGGTTGA
- the LOC136549111 gene encoding uncharacterized protein, whose protein sequence is MGKWPARGLGARVTGAELGVVDLGIELGASHSGAEPPKYLPPHLSSSPSRPSRPCPRRRRSIAAPVPARATAPRHAEPTPRRATPPLLLRRPSPRPRRVASSLLLRWPSPCPHRVAPPLLLPRPSPHRAAVPSRRCPWLATAPRRHALHHHPRLSLALVSTGGLGLASPCPLHRWPYRALPPSTAGVSPAPSRVGLAVWSAGHPSDRRAPPLSSATPPWAQDLRLDLRPSSVDPESCALFFLAAGNLTR, encoded by the exons ATggggaaatggcctgccagggggctcggcgccagagtgactggcgccgagctcggcgtcgtagatcttggcatcgagctcggcgccagtcactctggcgccgagccccctaaATATCTGCCgccccacctttcttcttctccatctcgccCTAGCCGCCCctgcccgcgccgtcgccgctcCATCGCCGCGCCCGTGCCCGCCCGCGCCACCGCGCCACGCCACGCCGAGCCCACGCCGCGTCGCgccacgccgccgctgctgctccggcggccgagcccgcgccctcgccgcGTCGCGTCATCTCTGCTGCTCCGGTGGCCGAGCCCGTGCCCTCATCGCGTCGCACCGCCGCTGCTgctccctcgcccgagcccgcaccgcgccgccgtgccctcgcgcCGTTGCCCGTGGTTGGCTACAGCACCGcgccgccacgccctccaccaccatcctcgccttagcctcgccttggtctccaccggcggcctcggcctcgcctcGCCTTGCCCCCTCCACCGCTGGCCTTACCGTGCCTTGCCGCCGTCCACTGCCGGCGTGTCTCCCGCGCCCAGTCGAGTCGGACTCGCCGTGTGGAGTGCCGGGCACCCTAGCGATCGCCGCGCGCCACCTCTATCGTCGGCCACGCCACCGTGGGCCCAGGATCttcgccttgacctacgcccGTCATCCGTCGAcccggaaag ctgcgcgctcttcttcctcgcggccggcaacctcacccgcTGA